The Pelodiscus sinensis isolate JC-2024 unplaced genomic scaffold, ASM4963464v1 ctg220, whole genome shotgun sequence genome has a window encoding:
- the LOC102453419 gene encoding uncharacterized protein LOC102453419 — MEPSFPLLASLLLLVPGASAYGFRNCIQSMVDPRSFRCIQRFLSDVASAVDDLPASATAVNISHNSIRRLPAASFRHLPQLRKLGLAYNRLEMIEDGAFENLGALVTLNLSYNRLTNLSEGALHGLSNLTHLFLQHNPLSTMHPSALQPLGHLHTLDLFSSRLASFDEVACRLQGLLRLRVLNLCHSNLSSLSSCCLLPPSLSTLHLCNNSLQAVDSGPQLLRHVRRLDLAYNNISNVTSFAGTQLQKLRYLLLKGNPLDVFDLLNVSRLPPSSLDYSGLRLGREGVSRLCQHLGNGTVRRLLLQSNGIQELEGKPFSACPPVWALDLSWNKLRSLRCVDWLLGEEQHGALQSLVVEHNLLNHLGPCHDSTSLEALQNISFRYNRILSVQHWAFRYAPRLRTLHLNINTIAYLHKHALKGLRALTELRLDNNLLTDLYRPSFADLRSLVTLNLRNNRVSVLFPCVFSSLSRLQILDLGGNNIRRLGSQSLCGLHSLTKLYLDGNHIKEISSDEFRPVQATLQVLDLGGNSLEYITKRQHKPPPFRYLHRLYDLKLPGQRPYGMKIIPPQFFRGLSALRELFLAENKLLSISPDAFDDLRQLQYLSLADSSNGMQDLPPGIFKSLVCLQRLNLENVGLHSLTLEVFGNLGNLTSLLLAKNQLQTFNASVARALGALRYLDLRKCPLSCTCENLAFQRWLASAPVQVVYLYNYSCGSHQPLGYVYSFDTHVCFLDAGLYLFSATAPVLLLLTLLPLLHHRAYWRLKYHFYILRSWANEHWRRQDGESFQYDAFVSYNSADEGWVLEQLVPGLESSQGSFRLCLHHRDFEVGKSIVDNIVDSIYHSRKTICVISRSYLQSEWCSLEIQLASYRLFEELKDVLVMVFLEAIPERELSAYHRMRKVMLRKTYISWPPEPAAQPLFWSKLRKALRGRCAEEDEELHPLDGEDEPLLESVSQLG, encoded by the coding sequence atggagcccagctTTCCCCTCCTGGCCTCGCTGCTGCTCCTTGTGCCCGGTGCATCCGCCTACGGCTTCAGGAACTGCATCCAGTCCATGGTCGACCCGCGCAGCTTCCGGTGCATCCAGCGGTTCCTGAGCGACGTAGCGAGCGCCGTGGACGACCTGCCGGCCAGCGCCACGGCCGTCAACATCTCCCACAACTCCATCCGCCGCCTGCCTGCGGCCAGCTTCCGCCATCTGCCCCAGCTGCGCAAGCTGGGCCTGGCCTACAACCGCCTGGAGATGATTGAGGACGGGGCTTTCGAGAACCTCGGGGCCTTGGTCACGCTCAACCTGTCCTACAACCGCCTGACCAACCTGTCCGAAGGGGCCTTGCACGGCTTGAGCAacctcacccacctcttcctgcagcaCAACCCCCTCAGCACGATGCACCCCAGTGCCCTGCAGCCCTTGGGCCACCTGCACACCCTGGACTTGTTCTCCAGCCGCCTGGCCAGCTTCGACGAGGTGGCCTGCCGCCTGCAGGGCTTGCTGAGGCTGCGGGTGCTGAACTTGTGCCACAGTAACCTGAGTTCTCTCAGCTcctgctgcctgctgcctccctccctctctaccCTGCATCTGTGCAACAATTCGCTGCAGGCCGTGGACAGCGGCCCCCAGCTCCTGCGCCACGTCAGGCGCCTCGACCTGGCCTATAACAACATCTCCAACGTCACTTCCTTTGCCGGCACCCAGCTCCAGAAGCTCCGCTACCTGCTGCTGAAGGGGAACCCCCTGGATGTCTTCGATCTGCTGAACGTGTCCcgcctgcccccatccagcctgGACTACTCCGGCCTGcgcctgggcagggagggggtgagcCGGCTGTGCCAGCACCTGGGCAACGGGACAGTCCGAcgcctcctgctgcagagcaacgGCATCCAGGAGCTGGAGGGCAAGCCCTTCTCCGCGTGCCCGCCCGTCTGGGCTCTGGACCTCTCGTGGAACAAGCTCCGGTCGCTGCGCTGTGTggactggctgctgggggaggagcagcacgGCGCCCTGCAGAGCCTGGTGGTGGAACACAACCTGCTGAACCACCTGGGGCCCTGCCATGACTCCACCTCCTTGGAGGCGCTGCAGAACATCAGCTTCCGCTACAACCGCATCCTCTCGGTGCAGCACTGGGCGTTCCGGTACGCCCCCCGCCTGCGCACCCTGCACCTCAACATCAACACCATCGCCTACCTGCACAAGCACGCCCTGAAGGGCCTGCGCGCCCTCACGGAGCTGCGGCTGGACAACAACCTGCTGACCGACCTCTACAGGCCCAGCTTTGCCGACCTGCGCAGCCTCGTCACGCTCAACCTCCGTAACAACCGCGTCTCCGTCCTGTTCCCCTGCGTCTTCAGCAGCCTCAGCCGGCTGCAGATCCTGGACCTGGGGGGCAACAACATCCGCCGCTTGGGCAGCCAGTCGCTCTGCGGGCTGCACAGCCTCACCAAGCTCTACCTGGACGGCAACCACATCAAGGAGATCAGCAGTGATGAGTTCCGCCCGGTGCAGGCCACGCTGCAGGTGCTGGACCTGGGGGGCAACAGCCTGGAATACATCACCAAGAGGCAGCACAAGCCCCCGCCCTTCCGGTACCTGCACAGGCTCTATGACCTCAAGCTGCCAGGCCAGCGGCCGTACGGCATGAAGATCATCCCGCCACAGTTCTTCCGGGGCCTGAGCGCCCTGCGCGAGCTCTTCCTGGCCGAGAACAAGCTGCTGTCCATCTCCCCGGACGCCTTCGACGACCTCCGGCAGCTGCAGTACTTGAGCCTGGCCGACAGCAGCAACGGGATGCAGGATCTGCCGCCCGGGATCTTCAAAAGCCTCGTCTGCCTGCAGAGGCTGAACCTGGAGAACGTGGGGCTCCACTCGCTGACGCTGGAGGTGTTCGGGAACCTCGGCAACCTGACCTCGCTGCTGCTGGCCAAGAaccagctgcagaccttcaatGCGAGCGTGGCCCGCGCACTGGGCGCGCTACGGTACCTGGACCTGCGCAAGTGCCCCCTGAGCTGCACCTGTGAGAACCTGGCCTTCCAGCGGTGGCTGGCCAGCGCGCCGGTGCAGGTGGTCTACCTCTACAACTACTCCTGCGGGtcccaccagccactgggctaCGTGTACAGCTTCGACACGCACGTCTGCTTCCTCGACGCCGGGCTCTACCTGTTCTCCGCCACCGCCCCGGTGCTGCTGCTCCTcacgctgctgcccctgctccaccaccGGGCCTACTGGCGGCTCAAGTACCACTTCTACATCCTGCGCTCCTGGGCCAACGAGCACTGGCGCCGGCAGGACGGGGAGTCCTTCCAGTACGACGCCTTCGTCTCCTACAACTCCGCCGACGAGGGCtgggtgctggagcagctggTGCCGGGCCTGGAGAGCAGTCAGGGCTCCTTCCGCCTCTGCCTCCACCACCGGGACTTCGAGGTGGGCAAGAGCATCGTCGACAACATCGTGGACAGCATCTACCACAGCCGCAAGACCATCTGCGTCATCAGCCGCAGCTACCTGCAGAGCGAGTGGTGCTCTCTGGAGATCCAGCTGGCCAGCTACCGGCTCTTCGAGGAGCTCAAGGACGTCCTGGTCATGGTGTTCCTGGAGGCCATCCCCGAAAGGGAGCTCTCTGCCTACCACCGCATGCGCAAGGTGATGCTCAGGAAGACCTACATCAGCTGGCCCCCGGAGCCGGCAGCCCAGCCGCTCTTCTGGAGCAAGCTGCGGAAGGCTCTGCGAGGCCGCTGCGCGGAAGAGGACGAGGAGCTGCACCCCCTGGACGGGGAAGATGAGCCGCTGCTAGAGTCCGTGTCCCAGCTTGGCTAG
- the PRR19 gene encoding proline-rich protein 19 isoform X1, whose translation MNPCSRRGAGDESSRAPCGSQLMAAEPGHNGAGQRPGRVQRRKTKRERNSARFGRNAAAEQRPGGRVPQRVLPPGWGSHGAGYAKSILLEATRKVSSSLPVIITQHRLSQHLGMFNREVKSADIERLLGPQSERETSPGIPGALCQAWEPCPPGQASFPDRQPGASTPAPCTTGKGPHTTPAAREPGPSHSETVVLETGRAPPAEKENVPPKGAVTREPSPHPGAVTREPSPHPGAVTREPSPHPGAVTRELARELQTRLDLTSMFLGRNLVSEQRQTILRLLLDRHQTLPSLAALVVHDRRAGDSALGGTGLACGQAALRGPGARGQELPLDPGSSGSRSSEQGTAGKRRREQEPLCFGSPSPAHVVVKWGEERATWRDLQSRSARKPAAAPSRSPGSAPHKCTGAPSGPQAPGPWPRGAPCCGGSVWEPRTRLERATVAFRQARKESADEGQGRGHWLPFAVGDSGNPSPPDPASRSPWAEPSWPLRGHRWSPKLWPAFPTQAHHQRCPLEPHSSPCPDAGLRTMERAASASFHVLRRLCSPSQAGEASATRVLAWPRPGHRAVSGELCSDPKLSLQAALLHRQGPDPELLLTPRQARRPRHASGLLPMLGKPRGSCQKPPSVEPGGILGCHQPWDSRAATGRTWDVPVAGGGGGGANQLPMGGAQQLRALQLPMSFFPPSEALEHGHSPLPALHRQLEDSSPEAWAFPRMKLY comes from the exons ATGAATCCCTGCAGCAGAAGAGGGGCAGGGGATGAGAGCAGCCGTGCCCCCTGTGGCTCCCAGCTGATGGCAGCAGAGCCGGGACACAATGGTGCTGGGCAGAGACCCGGACGAGTCCAGCGCCGTAAAACGAAACGGGAGCGCAACTCCGCCAGGTTCGGCAGGAACGCCGCAGCGGAGCAGAGGCCTGGCGGCAGGGTGCCTCAGAGGGTGCTGCCCCCGGGCTGGGGCTCGCACGGTGCTGGCTATGCCAAGTCCATCCTGCTGGAAGCCACCAGGaaggtctccagctccctgccggTCATCATAACGCAGCACAGGCTCAGCCAGCACCTGGGCATGTTTAACAGGGAGGTGAAATCAGCGGACATTGAGAGGCTGCTGGGTCCCCAAAGCGAGCGAGAGACAAGTCCTGGCATTCCTGGTGCACTCTGCCAGGCTTGGgaaccctgccctcctggccaggCGAGCTTTCCGGacaggcagcctggggccagcacgcCTGCCCCCTGCACAACTGGCAAAGGGCCTCACACTacccctgctgccagggagccGGGCCCCAGCCACTCGGAAACCGTGGTGCTGGAGACAGGACGAGCTCCCCCGGCCGAGAAGGAGAATGTCCCTCCGAAAGGAGCCGTCACAAGGGAGCCGAGCCCCCACCCAGGTGCCGTCACAAGGGAGCCGAGCCCCCACCCAGGTGCCGTCACAagggagccaagcccccacccaggTGCCGTCACAAGGGAGCTGGCCCGGGAACTGCAAACCCGTCTTGACCTGACGTCGATGTTCCTGGGACGCAACTTAGTCAGCGAGCAGCGCCAGACGATACTCCGCCTCCTGCTGGACCGGCACCAAACCCTGCCCAGTCTCGCTGCCCTGGTGGTGCATGACAGGCGGGCAGGTGACTCTGCCCTGGGAGGTACAGGCCTGGCCTGTGGCCAAGCAG CTCTCCGGGGCCCAGGTgccagagggcaggagctgccACTGGATCCGGGCTCGAGCGGCAGCAGGAGCTCGGAGCAGGGCACGGCGGGGAAGCGgagaagggagcaggagccgCTGTGTTTCGGGAGCCCCAGCCCAGCGCACGTGGTTGTGAAGTGG GGAGAGGAGCGAGCGACCTGGAGGGACCTGCAATCCCGCAGCGCACGCAAGCCGGCAGCAGCTCCGTCCCGCtcgcctggctctgccccccacaaATGCACAGGTGCCCCCTCTGGCCCCCAAGCACCAGGCCCCTGGCCCAGAGGGGCTCCATGCTGCGGGGGATCTGTCTGGGagcccaggaccaggctggagaGAGCCACGGTGGCCTTCAGGCAGGCCCGAAAGGAGAGCGCTGATGAGGGACAGGGCCGTGGGCACTGGCTGCCGTTCGCAGTGGGGGACTCGGGGAATCCCTCACCTCCGGATCCGGCCAGCAGGAGCCCCTGGGCTGAGCCCTCCTGGCCCCTGCGTGGCCACAGATGGAGTCCCAAGCTGTGGCCGGCGTTTCCGACCCAGGCCCATCACCAGAGGTGCCCCCTGGAGCCACACAGTTCCCCGTGCCCGGACGCAGGGCTCAGGACCATGGAGAGAGCCGCTTCGGCCTCCTTTCATGTCTTGAGACgcctctgcagccccagccaggcaggagaGGCCTCAGCCACTCGGGTGCTGGCCTGGCCTCGGCCCGGGCACAGGGCAGTCTCTGGGGAGCTGTGCTCTGACCCAAAGCTCTCTCTGCAGGCCGCCTTGCTGCACAGGCAGGGGCCTGACCCAGAGCTGCTCCTGACCCCCAGGCAGGCTCGGAGGCCCAGGCATGCCAGCGGCTTGCTGCCCATGCTGGGCAAGCCCAGGGGCTCCTGCCAGAAGCCACCATCCGTGGAGCCAGGGGGCATCCTGGGCTGCCACCAGCCATGGGACTCACGAGCTGCCACTGGCAGGACCTGGGATGTGCCAGTggccggtgggggtgggggtggggcgaaccagctccccatggggggggcccagcagctCCGTGCACTCCAGCTGCCCATGTCCTTCTTCCCCCCCTCGGAGGCGCTGGAGCACGGCCACTCGCCGCTGCCCGCTCTGCACAGACAGCTGGAGGACAGCAGTCCAGAGGCCTGGGCCTTCCCCCGCATGAAGCTGTACTGA
- the PRR19 gene encoding proline-rich protein 19 isoform X2: MNPCSRRGAGDESSRAPCGSQLMAAEPGHNGAGQRPGRVQRRKTKRERNSARFGRNAAAEQRPGGRVPQRVLPPGWGSHGAGYAKSILLEATRKVSSSLPVIITQHRLSQHLGMFNREVKSADIERLLGPQSERETSPGIPGALCQAWEPCPPGQASFPDRQPGASTPAPCTTGKGPHTTPAAREPGPSHSETVVLETGRAPPAEKENVPPKGAVTREPSPHPGAVTREPSPHPGAVTREPSPHPGAVTRELARELQTRLDLTSMFLGRNLVSEQRQTILRLLLDRHQTLPSLAALVVHDRRAGDSALGALRGPGARGQELPLDPGSSGSRSSEQGTAGKRRREQEPLCFGSPSPAHVVVKWGEERATWRDLQSRSARKPAAAPSRSPGSAPHKCTGAPSGPQAPGPWPRGAPCCGGSVWEPRTRLERATVAFRQARKESADEGQGRGHWLPFAVGDSGNPSPPDPASRSPWAEPSWPLRGHRWSPKLWPAFPTQAHHQRCPLEPHSSPCPDAGLRTMERAASASFHVLRRLCSPSQAGEASATRVLAWPRPGHRAVSGELCSDPKLSLQAALLHRQGPDPELLLTPRQARRPRHASGLLPMLGKPRGSCQKPPSVEPGGILGCHQPWDSRAATGRTWDVPVAGGGGGGANQLPMGGAQQLRALQLPMSFFPPSEALEHGHSPLPALHRQLEDSSPEAWAFPRMKLY, encoded by the exons ATGAATCCCTGCAGCAGAAGAGGGGCAGGGGATGAGAGCAGCCGTGCCCCCTGTGGCTCCCAGCTGATGGCAGCAGAGCCGGGACACAATGGTGCTGGGCAGAGACCCGGACGAGTCCAGCGCCGTAAAACGAAACGGGAGCGCAACTCCGCCAGGTTCGGCAGGAACGCCGCAGCGGAGCAGAGGCCTGGCGGCAGGGTGCCTCAGAGGGTGCTGCCCCCGGGCTGGGGCTCGCACGGTGCTGGCTATGCCAAGTCCATCCTGCTGGAAGCCACCAGGaaggtctccagctccctgccggTCATCATAACGCAGCACAGGCTCAGCCAGCACCTGGGCATGTTTAACAGGGAGGTGAAATCAGCGGACATTGAGAGGCTGCTGGGTCCCCAAAGCGAGCGAGAGACAAGTCCTGGCATTCCTGGTGCACTCTGCCAGGCTTGGgaaccctgccctcctggccaggCGAGCTTTCCGGacaggcagcctggggccagcacgcCTGCCCCCTGCACAACTGGCAAAGGGCCTCACACTacccctgctgccagggagccGGGCCCCAGCCACTCGGAAACCGTGGTGCTGGAGACAGGACGAGCTCCCCCGGCCGAGAAGGAGAATGTCCCTCCGAAAGGAGCCGTCACAAGGGAGCCGAGCCCCCACCCAGGTGCCGTCACAAGGGAGCCGAGCCCCCACCCAGGTGCCGTCACAagggagccaagcccccacccaggTGCCGTCACAAGGGAGCTGGCCCGGGAACTGCAAACCCGTCTTGACCTGACGTCGATGTTCCTGGGACGCAACTTAGTCAGCGAGCAGCGCCAGACGATACTCCGCCTCCTGCTGGACCGGCACCAAACCCTGCCCAGTCTCGCTGCCCTGGTGGTGCATGACAGGCGGGCAGGTGACTCTGCCCTGGGAG CTCTCCGGGGCCCAGGTgccagagggcaggagctgccACTGGATCCGGGCTCGAGCGGCAGCAGGAGCTCGGAGCAGGGCACGGCGGGGAAGCGgagaagggagcaggagccgCTGTGTTTCGGGAGCCCCAGCCCAGCGCACGTGGTTGTGAAGTGG GGAGAGGAGCGAGCGACCTGGAGGGACCTGCAATCCCGCAGCGCACGCAAGCCGGCAGCAGCTCCGTCCCGCtcgcctggctctgccccccacaaATGCACAGGTGCCCCCTCTGGCCCCCAAGCACCAGGCCCCTGGCCCAGAGGGGCTCCATGCTGCGGGGGATCTGTCTGGGagcccaggaccaggctggagaGAGCCACGGTGGCCTTCAGGCAGGCCCGAAAGGAGAGCGCTGATGAGGGACAGGGCCGTGGGCACTGGCTGCCGTTCGCAGTGGGGGACTCGGGGAATCCCTCACCTCCGGATCCGGCCAGCAGGAGCCCCTGGGCTGAGCCCTCCTGGCCCCTGCGTGGCCACAGATGGAGTCCCAAGCTGTGGCCGGCGTTTCCGACCCAGGCCCATCACCAGAGGTGCCCCCTGGAGCCACACAGTTCCCCGTGCCCGGACGCAGGGCTCAGGACCATGGAGAGAGCCGCTTCGGCCTCCTTTCATGTCTTGAGACgcctctgcagccccagccaggcaggagaGGCCTCAGCCACTCGGGTGCTGGCCTGGCCTCGGCCCGGGCACAGGGCAGTCTCTGGGGAGCTGTGCTCTGACCCAAAGCTCTCTCTGCAGGCCGCCTTGCTGCACAGGCAGGGGCCTGACCCAGAGCTGCTCCTGACCCCCAGGCAGGCTCGGAGGCCCAGGCATGCCAGCGGCTTGCTGCCCATGCTGGGCAAGCCCAGGGGCTCCTGCCAGAAGCCACCATCCGTGGAGCCAGGGGGCATCCTGGGCTGCCACCAGCCATGGGACTCACGAGCTGCCACTGGCAGGACCTGGGATGTGCCAGTggccggtgggggtgggggtggggcgaaccagctccccatggggggggcccagcagctCCGTGCACTCCAGCTGCCCATGTCCTTCTTCCCCCCCTCGGAGGCGCTGGAGCACGGCCACTCGCCGCTGCCCGCTCTGCACAGACAGCTGGAGGACAGCAGTCCAGAGGCCTGGGCCTTCCCCCGCATGAAGCTGTACTGA
- the PRR19 gene encoding proline-rich protein 19 isoform X3 yields the protein MNPCSRRGAGDESSRAPCGSQLMAAEPGHNGAGQRPGRVQRRKTKRERNSARFGRNAAAEQRPGGRVPQRVLPPGWGSHGAGYAKSILLEATRKVSSSLPVIITQHRLSQHLGMFNREVKSADIERLLGPQSERETSPGIPGALCQAWEPCPPGQASFPDRQPGASTPAPCTTGKGPHTTPAAREPGPSHSETVVLETGRAPPAEKENVPPKGAVTREPSPHPGAVTREPSPHPGAVTREPSPHPGAVTRELARELQTRLDLTSMFLGRNLVSEQRQTILRLLLDRHQTLPSLAALVVHDRRAALRGPGARGQELPLDPGSSGSRSSEQGTAGKRRREQEPLCFGSPSPAHVVVKWGEERATWRDLQSRSARKPAAAPSRSPGSAPHKCTGAPSGPQAPGPWPRGAPCCGGSVWEPRTRLERATVAFRQARKESADEGQGRGHWLPFAVGDSGNPSPPDPASRSPWAEPSWPLRGHRWSPKLWPAFPTQAHHQRCPLEPHSSPCPDAGLRTMERAASASFHVLRRLCSPSQAGEASATRVLAWPRPGHRAVSGELCSDPKLSLQAALLHRQGPDPELLLTPRQARRPRHASGLLPMLGKPRGSCQKPPSVEPGGILGCHQPWDSRAATGRTWDVPVAGGGGGGANQLPMGGAQQLRALQLPMSFFPPSEALEHGHSPLPALHRQLEDSSPEAWAFPRMKLY from the exons ATGAATCCCTGCAGCAGAAGAGGGGCAGGGGATGAGAGCAGCCGTGCCCCCTGTGGCTCCCAGCTGATGGCAGCAGAGCCGGGACACAATGGTGCTGGGCAGAGACCCGGACGAGTCCAGCGCCGTAAAACGAAACGGGAGCGCAACTCCGCCAGGTTCGGCAGGAACGCCGCAGCGGAGCAGAGGCCTGGCGGCAGGGTGCCTCAGAGGGTGCTGCCCCCGGGCTGGGGCTCGCACGGTGCTGGCTATGCCAAGTCCATCCTGCTGGAAGCCACCAGGaaggtctccagctccctgccggTCATCATAACGCAGCACAGGCTCAGCCAGCACCTGGGCATGTTTAACAGGGAGGTGAAATCAGCGGACATTGAGAGGCTGCTGGGTCCCCAAAGCGAGCGAGAGACAAGTCCTGGCATTCCTGGTGCACTCTGCCAGGCTTGGgaaccctgccctcctggccaggCGAGCTTTCCGGacaggcagcctggggccagcacgcCTGCCCCCTGCACAACTGGCAAAGGGCCTCACACTacccctgctgccagggagccGGGCCCCAGCCACTCGGAAACCGTGGTGCTGGAGACAGGACGAGCTCCCCCGGCCGAGAAGGAGAATGTCCCTCCGAAAGGAGCCGTCACAAGGGAGCCGAGCCCCCACCCAGGTGCCGTCACAAGGGAGCCGAGCCCCCACCCAGGTGCCGTCACAagggagccaagcccccacccaggTGCCGTCACAAGGGAGCTGGCCCGGGAACTGCAAACCCGTCTTGACCTGACGTCGATGTTCCTGGGACGCAACTTAGTCAGCGAGCAGCGCCAGACGATACTCCGCCTCCTGCTGGACCGGCACCAAACCCTGCCCAGTCTCGCTGCCCTGGTGGTGCATGACAGGCGGGCAG CTCTCCGGGGCCCAGGTgccagagggcaggagctgccACTGGATCCGGGCTCGAGCGGCAGCAGGAGCTCGGAGCAGGGCACGGCGGGGAAGCGgagaagggagcaggagccgCTGTGTTTCGGGAGCCCCAGCCCAGCGCACGTGGTTGTGAAGTGG GGAGAGGAGCGAGCGACCTGGAGGGACCTGCAATCCCGCAGCGCACGCAAGCCGGCAGCAGCTCCGTCCCGCtcgcctggctctgccccccacaaATGCACAGGTGCCCCCTCTGGCCCCCAAGCACCAGGCCCCTGGCCCAGAGGGGCTCCATGCTGCGGGGGATCTGTCTGGGagcccaggaccaggctggagaGAGCCACGGTGGCCTTCAGGCAGGCCCGAAAGGAGAGCGCTGATGAGGGACAGGGCCGTGGGCACTGGCTGCCGTTCGCAGTGGGGGACTCGGGGAATCCCTCACCTCCGGATCCGGCCAGCAGGAGCCCCTGGGCTGAGCCCTCCTGGCCCCTGCGTGGCCACAGATGGAGTCCCAAGCTGTGGCCGGCGTTTCCGACCCAGGCCCATCACCAGAGGTGCCCCCTGGAGCCACACAGTTCCCCGTGCCCGGACGCAGGGCTCAGGACCATGGAGAGAGCCGCTTCGGCCTCCTTTCATGTCTTGAGACgcctctgcagccccagccaggcaggagaGGCCTCAGCCACTCGGGTGCTGGCCTGGCCTCGGCCCGGGCACAGGGCAGTCTCTGGGGAGCTGTGCTCTGACCCAAAGCTCTCTCTGCAGGCCGCCTTGCTGCACAGGCAGGGGCCTGACCCAGAGCTGCTCCTGACCCCCAGGCAGGCTCGGAGGCCCAGGCATGCCAGCGGCTTGCTGCCCATGCTGGGCAAGCCCAGGGGCTCCTGCCAGAAGCCACCATCCGTGGAGCCAGGGGGCATCCTGGGCTGCCACCAGCCATGGGACTCACGAGCTGCCACTGGCAGGACCTGGGATGTGCCAGTggccggtgggggtgggggtggggcgaaccagctccccatggggggggcccagcagctCCGTGCACTCCAGCTGCCCATGTCCTTCTTCCCCCCCTCGGAGGCGCTGGAGCACGGCCACTCGCCGCTGCCCGCTCTGCACAGACAGCTGGAGGACAGCAGTCCAGAGGCCTGGGCCTTCCCCCGCATGAAGCTGTACTGA